In the genome of Candidatus Brocadiaceae bacterium, the window CGGCCAGGACAACAAGGTCATCGTCCTGGATCCGGACGGCATGATCCGCGACTTCTTCATGAACGACCGATGCGCGGCGGGCACGGGACGCTTCCTGCAGGTGATGGCCCGGGTGCTGGAACTGGACCTGGCCGGCCTGGACGATCTGGCGCTGTGCGCCGGGAAGCCGGCGCCCATCACCAGCGCCTGCACCGTCTTTGCGGAGTCCGAGGTGATCTCCCTCCTGGCCGAGGGGGTGGCCCGCGAAGAGGTCGCCGCCGGCGTGTTCGCCAGCGTGGCCGCCGGCGTGGCCGCCCTGCCGGCCGCGGGCGCCTGGCAGGAACCGCTGCTGTTCGACGGGGGGCCCTCGCGCAGCCGCGCCCTGCAGGCGGCCCTGGCCCACCGGCTGGGCATCCAGCCGGCCGTGGCGCCCTGCGGCCAGTTCACCACGGCGCTGGGGGCCTGCCTGATGGCGGATGCCGCTGCCGGATGACCGTTGGACTCTGCGCGTTCAAGGGTTATGATCGACAGAAGGCTGCATGAGGCAACGGGCCACTGGTTCCTGAGGGGGGGGCTGATGAAACGGGCAGTCTGCGTGATACTGGCGATCGGTCTGGCTGCCGCCGCAGCGGCGGCCCAGCAGGGGACGGCCGCCCCCGTCGTGGGGGAGGTCAAGATCCCCGTGCGCCACTACAAGAGCCTGTCGCCCAACGTCGTCTACCGCGCCGCACTCGACGGCGTGAACGCCGACGTGCGCTTCCGCGACGCGTACGCGGGCCGGGCCGACGTGCCCGCGGGGCTCGGCACCGTCAGGGCCCGGGGCGGCGACCATCCCGTCGCCGTCGCCTTCCGCACCCAGGCCGGACTGCTGTGCCTGGTGCCGTCCACCGGCCTGGAGGCCCTGCGGAACCTGTTCCGCCTGCCGCCGCAGCAGCCGCTGACGCCGCAGGTGCTCCGAGGCCCCCTGGCCGTGAACGCAGGCCAGCAGATCACGGTCGAAGGCGCCCTGGTCGGCAAGGGAACCGCTCAGAAGCTGGTGCTGGTCGACTCCGTGTTCACCTACGACGCCCAGGTCCCCGAGGTCCAGCGCGAGGTGGAGCTGCTCTGGCAGGGCGCGACTGCGCCCTTCGTGATCGACCGGCCCGGCCGTGTGGCCGTCTCCGTGCCGTGCGCGGCCGTGCCGGGGCAGACGGTCGAGGCCGCCGTCACCGTTGAGGCCCTGTCGCCCGATGCGCTCCTGGACCGCCTGGCCGCGGTCACGGCCGTCCGCGAGGGCCGGCCCGGCACGCGGAAGGCCTACGGGCAGTACGACGCCAACACCGTCTACCGCCATGCGTCGGCCGACAACCCCGTCAACGTGGACTTCACGGACACCGTCTCGGGCGTCTTTCGCACGGGCCTGCCTCGCGAACTCCTGACGGTCAGGGCGCTGCGCAACGACATGCTGGTCGACCTGCCGACCGGTCTCGCCTTCGAGGTGGCCAGCCAGGTGGTCTGCCTGGTGCCGTCGGACATGCCCACGCCGCTGGCGCGCGCATCCACGGCCGTCCCGGGCGAACGCGTGCGGATCCGCGGCACCACGGCCGGCCGCCGGGGCGGCTACTCGATCGTGTCGGTGGACTACGTGGGCTTCCCGGAGCAGGATGCGGAGGCTCGCGACGCCTGGCTGGTCCGGTTGGAGTGGCCGGGCACGCGGCCGAGGGAGTTCTGGGACTTCGGCCTCTACCGGCTCAGCGACCTGCCGTGTCCGGGCGCGCCGGCCCGCACGCAGGCGCTCCAGGTGTTCCTCAGCGAGTTCCGGCGGCTGGAGGTCGCCGTGCCGGTCCCTGCCGGGGCCGGCGCCGGGGGCTGAGGGCGCCCGCTCAGGACTGCGCGTCGGCGGCCAGTTCCCTGCCGCGCGCCATGGCGCGTTCGTTGAGGTCCAGCAGTTCCGGGCGCCGGCGGCCCAGCAGTTGGGCCATTGCGGCCTGGCATGCCTCGAGCCCGACCAGTTGCGTCAGGCGCAGGAGCGCGCCGAGCATGATGACGTTCGCGACGCGGACGTCGCCCATCTCGGCGGCGATCTCGGTGGCCGGCAGGCGCACGAGCCGCCGGGCGGCCCCCGCGCCGTCCGGGCCGACCACGACCGTCGAGGCGTTCACCAGCATCAGGCCGTCCGGCCTGAGCAGGGGCGCGAAGCGGTCGTAGGAGGGCTGGCTGAGGACCACGAGGGTGTCCGCCTGCTCCACCACGGGGCTGTAGATCGTGCCCGTGCCGATGACGATCTGGCAGTTCGCCGTGCCGCCGCG includes:
- a CDS encoding 2-oxoacid:ferredoxin oxidoreductase subunit gamma → MAVLPETDECRLIVAGFGGQGIMTLGKLLCTAAMHEGKNVTYMQSYGAEVRGGTANCQIVIGTGTIYSPVVEQADTLVVLSQPSYDRFAPLLRPDGLMLVNASTVVVGPDGAGAARRLVRLPATEIAAEMGDVRVANVIMLGALLRLTQLVGLEACQAAMAQLLGRRRPELLDLNERAMARGRELAADAQS